GTCACAGGAATTGCCTACGCCAAGGACGAAGCCCAGATTTCGCTGCGCCGTGTTGCCGACCGTCCGGGTATATCGGCCGCCATTTTTGGTCCGCTCGCCGAGTCTCATATCAATGTCGACATGATCGTCCAGAATGTTTCCGAGGACGGAACCAAGACCGACATGACCTTTACCGTGCCTTCGGGCGATCTCGACAAGGCTCTCGTGGTCCTCGAAAAGGTCAAGGCGGAGATCGGCTGCGATATCATCCAGTCGGAAGCCGGCATGGTCAAAGTCTCGGTCATCGGTATTGGCATGCGCAGCCATGCGGGTGTTGCCGCGACGGCGTTTCGCGCGCTGGCAGACAAGGGTATCAACATCCGGGCGATCACGACCTCGGAGATCAAGATTTCCATTCTAATTGATGGCCCGTATGCGGAACTTGCCGTACGTACTTTGCATTCTGTGTACGGTCTGGATAAGCATTAGCAAACGAGATTCTGTTTGTCGGCCGCGTCGCTGGCTGACATGATCAACAAATGTGGTGAGGCCCATTCGGTCTTGCCGGTATTCTTATGGAGAAAGGCTCCAAGTGCCAACGCGCGAGCAGACAACAGGTCCCCGTGTCATGCTGAAGCGTCTTCGCGAATTGATGGCGGAGGCGCTTGAGCCGCAGGAGAGGCTTGACCGGATCGTTCGCGATATCGCGCAGAACATGGTTGCGGAAGTGTGCTCGTTTTACGTGCTTCGCTCCGATGGTGTCCTGGAACTTTATGCAACCGAAGGTTTGAACCCATCCGCCGTGCATTTGGCGCAACTGCGTCTTGGGCAGGGTCTTGTCGGTACCATCGCAGCCAGCGCCCGCCCGCTCAATCTGACCGATGCGCAGACGCACCCGGCCTTCGCCTATCTGCCGGAGACGGGCGAGGAGGTTTACAATTCATTCCTTGGCGTGCCGATCCTCCGCGCAGGACGCACCCTGGGCGTCCTTGTCGTTCAGAACCGGACCAAGCGCGTCTATCGCGAAGATGAGGTCGAAGCGCTCGAAACGACGGCCATGGTGCTGGCAGAAATGGTTGCCGCCGGCAGTCTGACGCGGCTTGCACGGCCCGGGGTCGAACTCGACATGGGCAAGCCCATGAGCTTCAGCGGCAGCGCCTTCAATGATGGCGTGGGCCTCGGGCACGTCGTGCTGCATGAGCCGCGCATTGTCGTCACAAATCTCTTCAACGAAAACATCGACACGGAAATCGACCGGCTCGAAATGGCGCTCGGTTCATTGCGCATTTCGATCGATGACATGTTGTCGCGCCGCGATGTGGCTTTCGAGGGCGAGCATCGCGAGGTGCTCGAAGCTTATCGCATGTTCGCGCACGATACGGGATGGGTGCGGCGTCTCGAAGAGGCAATTCGCAACGGTCTGACGGCGGAAGCCGCAGTTGAAAAAGTGCAAAGCGATACCCGCGCCCGGATGATGCACCTGACAGATCCGTATATGCGCGAGCGGCTGAGCGATTTCGACGATCTCGCCAACCGTTTGCTGCGCCAGCTGATGGGCCGTGATGTCAAGACCATGGCGGGTTCACTCGCCAAGGACGCAATCATCATCGCACGCTCGATGGGTGCTGCGGAACTCCTCGACTATCCGCGCGAACGCCTGCGGGGTCTTGTGCTCGAAGATGGGGCCGCGACCAGCCATGTTGTGATCGTTGCCCGCGCCATGGGTATTCCTGTTGCCGGGCAGGTCAAGGGCGTCGTCTCCATGGCCGAAAACAACGATGCGGTGATCGTCGATGGCGACGATGGCCGCGTTCATTTGCGCCCGCAATCAGACGTGGAGGCCGCCTACACCGAGAAGGTCAAGTTCCGTGCCAAGCGTCAGGCGCTTTACCGGGAATTGCGCGACCAGCCTTCGCTGACGAAGGATGGAGTGCATATTTCGCTCCTGATGAATGCCGGTCTGCTCGTCGACCTGCCGCAATTGGTGGAAGCTGGCGCTGCTGGTATCGGCCTGTTCCGTACCGAACTTCAATTCATGGTCGCCTCGACTTTCCCACGTGCCGAACAGCAGGAGCGGCTCTATCGCTCCGTATTGGATGCCGCCGGTGATAAACCGGTGACATTCCGGACGCTCGACATAGGCGGCGACAAGGTGCTGCCCTATTTCCGCAGCGATGCCAACGAAGAAAACCCTGCCATGGGCTGGCGGGCGATCCGCCTGACGCTCGATCGCCCGGGCCTGTTGCGTACGCAGGTACGCGCGCTTCTGAAAGCGGCTGGCGGGCGCGAGCTCCGGCTGATGTTGCCGATGGTCACGGAAGTGGCAGAAGTGCGCAAGGCGAGCGAATTGATCAACCGCGAGGTGCAGCACCTGTCGCGCTTCGCCCACAATCTGCCGACGCGCGTCAAGATCGGGGCAATGGTCGAGGTGCCATCGTTGCTGTGGCAACTCGACGAACTCATGTCGGTGGTGGATTTTGTCTCGGTTGGCTCGAACGACCTGTTTCAATTCGTCATGGCGGTCGATCGCGGCAATTCGATCATCACCAATCGGTTCGACAATCTGTCGGTGCCCTTCTTGCGGGTGTTGCGTCAGATCGCCGATGCGGGAAACCGCAACAACACGGACGTCACGCTATGCGGTGAAATGGCGGGAAAGCCGCTTTCTGCGATGGCGCTTATCGGGCTTGGATATCGATCCATCTCGATGTCGCCCGCATCGATCGGCCCGATCAAGGCCATGCTCGGCACTGTCGATGTGGCAGAACTTACCGCGCAACTCGCCGATGCGATCGATAATCACGGCGAAACCGGTTCGTTGCGCCATGTCCTGACCAAGTTCGCAGAGCGAGCCGGCGTCCCACTTTAGAGGTTCGAATACATGTCCATTCCGCAGGATCGTATGGATCAGCTGCTGAAGCGTTTCTCCATGATGGAGACGCAGATGGCGAGCAATCCCGATTCCGAAACCTATGTGAAGCTGGCTTCGGAGTATTCCGAGCTTGAGCCCGTGGTCGCCAAGATCCGCGATCTGCTCGCTGCGCGCAGCGAAGCGGAAGGGTTGCAAGCCATGCTCGATGACGGCACCACCGACAAGGACATGCGTGAATTGGCGGAAGCCGAGCTGCCCGACATCGAGGAGCGTATCGAGGAACTCGAGAAGGATATCCAGGTTCTGCTCCTGCCCAAAGACGTTGCCGACGAGCGCAACGCCATCCTCGAAATTCGCGCCGGTACCGGCGGTTCCGAGGCGGCACTGTTCGGCGGTGATCTGTTTCGCATGTATGAGCGCTATGCGGCCGCAAACGGATGGCGCGTCGAGCTGATATCGGCCAGCGATGGCGAGGCCGGCGGCTACAAGGAAGTGATCGCCATGGTTTCGGGCAAGGGCGTTTTTGCCAAGCTCAAGTTCGAATCGGGCGTCCACCGGGTACAGCGCGTTCCCGATACCGAGGCGAGCGGCCGTATCCATACGTCCGCCGCGACAGTTGCCGTACTGCCGGAAGCCGAGGAAATCGACATCGATATCCGTCCCGACGATATCCGCATCGATACGATGCGCGCATCGGGTTCTGGCGGTCAGCACGTCAACACGACCGACTCGGCGGTGCGTATCACGCACATTCCTTCCGGCATCGTCGTCGTGCAGGCCGAGAAGTCGCAGCACCAGAACCGCGCCCGCGCCATGCAGGTGCTGCGTTCGCGCCTGTTCGACATGCAGCGCCAAAAGGCGGACAGCGAGCGCTCGGAGGCCCGACGCAGCCAGGTTGGCTCGGGCGATCGTTCCGAGCGCATCCGCACCTATAATTTCCCGCAGGGACGTGTGACCGATCATCGCATCAACCTGACGCTCTACAAGCTCGATCGGATCATGGAAGGCGATCTCGACGAACTCATCGACGCGCTGATCTCCGACTACCAGACAGCGTTGCTCGCCCAGATGAACGAGAGCTTTTGACCGTGATGGCAGAACATGGGACGCGCCTTGCCGATGTGCACAGAGAGGCGCGCGTTCTCCTGGCAAAAGCGGGACTCGAAACGGCTGATCTCGACGCTCGGTT
This is a stretch of genomic DNA from Phyllobacterium zundukense. It encodes these proteins:
- the ptsP gene encoding phosphoenolpyruvate--protein phosphotransferase, with the protein product MLKRLRELMAEALEPQERLDRIVRDIAQNMVAEVCSFYVLRSDGVLELYATEGLNPSAVHLAQLRLGQGLVGTIAASARPLNLTDAQTHPAFAYLPETGEEVYNSFLGVPILRAGRTLGVLVVQNRTKRVYREDEVEALETTAMVLAEMVAAGSLTRLARPGVELDMGKPMSFSGSAFNDGVGLGHVVLHEPRIVVTNLFNENIDTEIDRLEMALGSLRISIDDMLSRRDVAFEGEHREVLEAYRMFAHDTGWVRRLEEAIRNGLTAEAAVEKVQSDTRARMMHLTDPYMRERLSDFDDLANRLLRQLMGRDVKTMAGSLAKDAIIIARSMGAAELLDYPRERLRGLVLEDGAATSHVVIVARAMGIPVAGQVKGVVSMAENNDAVIVDGDDGRVHLRPQSDVEAAYTEKVKFRAKRQALYRELRDQPSLTKDGVHISLLMNAGLLVDLPQLVEAGAAGIGLFRTELQFMVASTFPRAEQQERLYRSVLDAAGDKPVTFRTLDIGGDKVLPYFRSDANEENPAMGWRAIRLTLDRPGLLRTQVRALLKAAGGRELRLMLPMVTEVAEVRKASELINREVQHLSRFAHNLPTRVKIGAMVEVPSLLWQLDELMSVVDFVSVGSNDLFQFVMAVDRGNSIITNRFDNLSVPFLRVLRQIADAGNRNNTDVTLCGEMAGKPLSAMALIGLGYRSISMSPASIGPIKAMLGTVDVAELTAQLADAIDNHGETGSLRHVLTKFAERAGVPL
- the prfA gene encoding peptide chain release factor 1 is translated as MSIPQDRMDQLLKRFSMMETQMASNPDSETYVKLASEYSELEPVVAKIRDLLAARSEAEGLQAMLDDGTTDKDMRELAEAELPDIEERIEELEKDIQVLLLPKDVADERNAILEIRAGTGGSEAALFGGDLFRMYERYAAANGWRVELISASDGEAGGYKEVIAMVSGKGVFAKLKFESGVHRVQRVPDTEASGRIHTSAATVAVLPEAEEIDIDIRPDDIRIDTMRASGSGGQHVNTTDSAVRITHIPSGIVVVQAEKSQHQNRARAMQVLRSRLFDMQRQKADSERSEARRSQVGSGDRSERIRTYNFPQGRVTDHRINLTLYKLDRIMEGDLDELIDALISDYQTALLAQMNESF